A part of Corynebacterium mustelae genomic DNA contains:
- a CDS encoding CbrC family protein: MSDSSNATTLPVFKYFADPVAAKVFEEDPTAVCPCCEKQTGWIYTMEPYGEDEIEDICPWCIADGSAAEKFDVVFNDTPSDVPDDVASEIEERTPEFPSWQQGMWLSHCDDACVFVGSPDWEQLQQMPDICQELLDIGHTEAQLRMLGEDSPWSAYVFNCLHCGEQLVYSDSD; encoded by the coding sequence GTGTCTGATTCTTCTAATGCAACCACGTTGCCAGTATTCAAGTATTTCGCCGACCCCGTCGCGGCCAAAGTTTTCGAGGAAGACCCGACCGCAGTATGCCCGTGTTGTGAGAAACAAACTGGGTGGATCTACACGATGGAACCATATGGGGAAGACGAAATCGAGGACATTTGTCCGTGGTGCATCGCCGACGGAAGCGCTGCGGAGAAGTTCGATGTGGTTTTCAACGACACTCCCAGCGATGTTCCAGACGACGTTGCGTCCGAGATTGAGGAGCGCACCCCGGAATTCCCGTCGTGGCAGCAAGGCATGTGGTTAAGCCACTGCGATGATGCGTGCGTATTCGTCGGTTCACCCGATTGGGAGCAGCTGCAGCAGATGCCGGATATTTGCCAAGAGTTGTTAGACATTGGGCATACAGAAGCCCAGCTTCGGATGCTAGGGGAGGACTCGCCCTGGTCAGCCTATGTTTTCAACTGCCTGCACTGCGGCGAGCAACTCGTATATTCTGATTCTGATTAA
- a CDS encoding SMI1/KNR4 family protein: MPVDQIATAVARVETALGCPLPSDFRDFVLSPEHADSVETVSFLDQVDSGVWDEDFPFEPHPHRFDVDSAITKIIESDDMDEGFAQLNAFLDESFDKPARRGAVVLGEDFCTDDRYLLVLRGLSRGQVWFSAINYNQVLVTPVHHPVTGSPLGFSQWYQLWLNPYRLTAQKPKKLNEAGIAHVRLLSPETQTALQYHAAHGQLRGLAESAISRIRKKTDVPESAEFLDPYSNQWKPVRKAVVAIWLGGQIPQ, from the coding sequence ATGCCCGTGGATCAAATCGCAACAGCCGTAGCGCGTGTGGAAACTGCACTTGGTTGCCCGCTGCCATCTGATTTTCGTGACTTTGTTTTATCCCCTGAACACGCCGATAGCGTTGAAACGGTCTCGTTTCTAGATCAGGTCGATTCCGGGGTGTGGGATGAAGATTTCCCCTTCGAACCCCACCCGCATCGGTTTGATGTGGATAGTGCAATCACAAAGATCATAGAATCTGACGATATGGATGAGGGGTTCGCCCAGCTTAACGCGTTTTTGGACGAGTCTTTTGATAAGCCTGCCCGCCGGGGCGCCGTAGTGTTGGGGGAGGATTTCTGCACCGACGATCGCTATCTTTTAGTGCTGCGTGGTCTATCCCGTGGGCAGGTGTGGTTTTCCGCGATTAATTACAACCAGGTTCTGGTTACCCCGGTACACCACCCCGTCACTGGCTCACCGTTGGGGTTTAGCCAATGGTATCAGCTGTGGCTTAATCCCTACCGGCTCACGGCACAAAAGCCTAAGAAACTCAATGAAGCTGGCATTGCACACGTCCGATTATTAAGCCCGGAGACACAAACCGCGTTGCAATATCATGCCGCGCATGGCCAATTGCGCGGACTTGCCGAATCTGCGATCAGCCGGATTAGAAAGAAAACCGATGTGCCGGAATCTGCGGAGTTCCTCGATCCGTACTCGAATCAGTGGAAACCGGTACGCAAAGCCGTTGTCGCAATATGGCTAGGCGGGCAGATACCGCAATGA
- the gatA gene encoding Asp-tRNA(Asn)/Glu-tRNA(Gln) amidotransferase subunit GatA, with amino-acid sequence MTNKYLVGAAGSSELTSMTAAELAAKIHSRELSSVEVTQAHLDRIGEIDGDIHAFLHVGTEEALAAAADVDKKLDAGEAPASPLAGVPLALKDVFTTTDAPTTCASKILEGYIAPYDATVTKRIREAGIPILGKTNMDEFAMGSSTENSAFGPTHNPWDLERTAGGSGGGSSAALASGQAPLAIGTDTGGSIRQPAALTNTVGVKPTYGTVSRYGLVACASSLDQGGPTARTVLDTALLHEVIAGHDRFDATSVNRPVAPVVEAAREGAHGDLSGVRVGVVKQFDREGYQPGVLEQFHKAVAQLESQGATVVEVDCPHFDDALAAYYLILPCEVSSNLARFDGMRYGLRVGDDGTRSAEEVMALTRAAGFGPEVKRRIILGTYALSVGYYDAYYLQAQRVRTLIAQDFAAAYEKCDVLVSPTTPTTAFKLGEKISDPLAMYNFDLCTLPLNLAGLCGMSLPAGLASDTNLPVGLQIMAPAFADDRLYKVGAAFEAGLA; translated from the coding sequence ATGACTAATAAATACCTCGTAGGCGCAGCTGGTTCCTCCGAACTGACCAGCATGACTGCGGCGGAATTGGCCGCGAAGATTCATAGCCGCGAACTAAGCTCGGTTGAGGTCACCCAGGCACACCTTGACCGTATCGGCGAGATTGATGGGGATATCCACGCGTTCCTCCATGTGGGTACTGAAGAGGCACTCGCCGCCGCCGCTGATGTTGACAAGAAACTTGATGCAGGCGAAGCTCCAGCTTCACCATTGGCGGGTGTGCCACTTGCGCTTAAGGATGTTTTCACCACCACCGATGCGCCGACCACGTGTGCGTCGAAAATATTAGAAGGTTACATCGCGCCTTACGATGCAACGGTGACCAAGAGAATCCGGGAAGCTGGCATTCCGATTCTTGGTAAAACCAACATGGATGAATTCGCTATGGGCTCCTCCACCGAGAACTCTGCTTTTGGGCCGACCCATAATCCATGGGATCTGGAACGCACCGCTGGTGGTTCCGGTGGTGGCTCTTCTGCCGCATTGGCATCTGGTCAGGCGCCGCTTGCGATCGGAACGGACACTGGTGGTTCCATTCGCCAGCCTGCCGCGCTCACCAATACCGTTGGTGTAAAACCCACCTATGGCACTGTGTCCCGTTACGGTTTGGTTGCGTGTGCTTCCTCCTTGGATCAAGGTGGCCCGACTGCACGCACCGTGTTGGATACAGCCCTGCTGCACGAAGTAATTGCAGGCCACGACCGCTTCGATGCTACCAGCGTTAATCGGCCGGTAGCACCAGTTGTTGAAGCTGCTCGTGAAGGTGCCCATGGTGACTTGAGTGGGGTCCGAGTTGGCGTCGTAAAGCAATTCGATCGGGAGGGCTATCAGCCGGGTGTGCTGGAACAATTCCACAAAGCCGTGGCGCAATTGGAATCCCAGGGCGCAACTGTAGTGGAAGTGGACTGCCCACACTTCGATGACGCGCTTGCCGCATACTATTTGATTCTTCCGTGCGAAGTGTCCTCAAACCTCGCACGTTTCGACGGCATGCGTTACGGCCTGCGGGTCGGCGATGACGGGACTCGTTCTGCCGAGGAAGTCATGGCGCTGACCCGTGCCGCTGGTTTCGGCCCGGAAGTTAAACGCCGCATTATCTTGGGCACTTATGCGCTGTCGGTGGGCTACTACGATGCCTACTACCTGCAAGCCCAGCGCGTGCGGACGTTGATCGCGCAAGATTTCGCAGCTGCTTACGAAAAATGCGATGTTCTTGTCTCACCAACAACCCCGACCACGGCTTTCAAACTCGGGGAGAAAATTTCCGACCCGTTGGCGATGTACAACTTCGACTTGTGCACCTTGCCGCTCAACCTCGCTGGTCTTTGCGGCATGTCTTTGCCTGCCGGATTGGCTTCTGACACGAACCTTCCGGTGGGTCTGCAGATCATGGCTCCGGCATTCGCCGACGATCGGTTGTACAAGGTAGGCGCAGCTTTCGAAGCTGGCTTGGCCTAA
- a CDS encoding SMI1/KNR4 family protein, which produces MTLEFKNTEKQITEDEIRTIAETLEVDLPEDFINHFARWNGGYPTLSLVVIDPEYHCENIPEIEIKDFIPFRYSKDFGDDPDFTLEGRVAEEWKTGEVPRNFLPFGMDWLGNYLCIDVQDHRIAYYDRDTADTCYIAPSFTRFISNLRFCPTDFRLD; this is translated from the coding sequence ATGACATTGGAATTTAAAAACACCGAAAAGCAGATAACTGAGGACGAAATCCGTACCATCGCCGAAACATTGGAGGTTGACCTGCCAGAGGATTTCATCAACCATTTTGCACGGTGGAACGGTGGTTATCCGACGTTGTCGCTGGTGGTCATCGATCCGGAATACCACTGCGAGAACATCCCCGAGATAGAAATCAAGGATTTCATTCCGTTTCGCTACAGCAAGGACTTTGGCGACGACCCGGATTTTACGTTGGAAGGACGCGTGGCCGAAGAATGGAAAACCGGCGAGGTGCCCCGTAACTTCCTGCCGTTTGGCATGGATTGGCTTGGCAACTATCTCTGTATCGATGTCCAAGATCATCGCATTGCCTATTATGACCGCGACACCGCCGACACCTGCTACATCGCGCCGTCCTTTACGCGTTTTATCAGCAATCTTCGCTTCTGTCCCACCGACTTCCGGTTGGATTAG